GAGTCGTCGTCAGACGACGTACGGGACACCGGCCCGGAGGGGTCAGGGGTCGTCTCGTGGCTTCGTTGGTTCCGACACACCGATAACGGGACGGTGGTGTTCGTTCGAGAAATGTTGGAGAGCGCCGCCGTCGTCGCCGCAATCGGCCTCGTTCTCTTTGCTATCAGCGGCGTCTGGCCGCCGATGGTCGCCGTCGAAAGCGGCAGTATGGAGCCACAGATGGAGCGCGGTGACCTGATTTTCATCATGGATGAGAGTCGCTTCGTTCCGGACGCCGCACAGGAGGGAACGGGAATCGTCACGTATCAACAGGGACAACAAAGCGGCTACAACAGTTTCAATCAAGCCGGAGACGTGATAATCTACCGTCCGGACGGAAGCGCGTACCGAACGCCGATTATTCATCGAGCGCGGTTCTGGGTTGACGAAGGCGAAAACTGGTACGACAGAGG
The window above is part of the Haladaptatus cibarius D43 genome. Proteins encoded here:
- a CDS encoding S24/S26 family peptidase codes for the protein MSPPDESSSDDVRDTGPEGSGVVSWLRWFRHTDNGTVVFVREMLESAAVVAAIGLVLFAISGVWPPMVAVESGSMEPQMERGDLIFIMDESRFVPDAAQEGTGIVTYQQGQQSGYNSFNQAGDVIIYRPDGSAYRTPIIHRARFWVDEGENWYDRGNPQYMNGADSCQELPNCPAPYAGFITKGDANDQYDQVSAISDPVKPSWIRGTAEVKIPWLGHVRLFFATTGVPVDVQYQSQQPAQVTPNGTQYAPPA